The Candidatus Omnitrophota bacterium genome includes the window CGCCCCATATAAAATAGCTCCCGCAGGCGCTTTTTCGCGGGACGGCTCTGAATCGTCTTGAAGGAGAAGACGGTGCCGAAGACGGTGCCGGGCTTTCAGTTATTCAGTTATGAGATGGAATAAAGGCCGGATATTTTATAACATATCTTCATGGACGGAACGCAGATAATAGCAACGATAGGGCCGCCGACTGTGAAAAAGATCAGGGAGCTTGCCGGAGCCGGCATGGCGGGCGTCCGGATAAACAGCTCTCACGGCTCTCTGAGGCAGCATGAGGAGATCATCAGGTCGGCGCGTAAGATAAAAAACGGGCCTTTTGTCATATACGACATAAAGGGGCCGAAGATCAGGCTCGGCGACATACCTTATC containing:
- a CDS encoding pyruvate kinase is translated as MDGTQIIATIGPPTVKKIRELAGAGMAGVRINSSHGSLRQHEEIIRSARKIKNGPFVIYDIKGPKIRLGDIPY